The Candidatus Lernaella stagnicola sequence CCGGGCTGAGGGAGATGGCGAACTCGTTGACAACCTCGGTGGATAGGTCGGTCAACTCGAATTGCACCGGGTAAAACTGCGGCCGCGAGGCGCGCAGGTAGTAGAGCGACACGGTCTGTCCCTCGCACAGCACGAGTTCGTCGAAGATGTGCACGCCGTCGAGGTCGGTGAAGCCCACGGCGCCGATGGGCGCGAGTGTCAGCTTGACGCCGGGTACCGGCGCGTCGCCCACGACGTTGGTCACGGTCACGCGCAAGGTCAGCGTTTCCGAGGGCCCGGGCTCATTCAGCGGCGTGGCGAGCAAGAAGGAATAGCTGCTCGGCGCGTTGTCGGCCAGCGGTTCGTCGCGTTGATACAAGGTGAAGCTGTCGCCTTGGTCGTAGCAGCGCGCGGTGTACACGTCGGCGAAGAACTCCGTGAAACCGGGATGGCTGCGGTCGTACACCGCGAGTGAAACGGATACGAGCCCGGTAGCCGTGTCCAGGTCGTCGAGCACGGCAAATTCGACCACCTTTCCGCCGCCGGTCGCGGGCACGAGGGCCCCTACCGTCGCGCTGAGTTGCCCGAGGGTCGCGTCGCCGTACTCTTCAAAGAAGAAGACGAGCATGACGCGCAGTAGGTCGGCGGGGATTTGCGCGCCGATCACCAGCGGGCTGTTGGGGCTGGCCGCATGGGCGCCGGCGAGCGTGACGATATAGGACTGCCCGAACACGCCTTCGCCTTTGGCGGCGGCGCCGTTTGATTCGAGCACGGCCGCGTCGGCCAGTACGGGCAGATAGCGCCCGTCGTCGTCGAGCGCAAAGACCGCGGCCTCACCGTCTTTGGTGATGAGATAGGTTTGCACGCCGGGCAGCGCGGCGTCGGTAAGTTCGTCGCGCAGGAAAAACCCGATGGTGCCGCTGATGTCGACGGTAAAGGAAACGAAACCGTTTTCGTCGGTGGGTTTCCCGCGGATCAGCACGCCGTCCTGTTCATATTCATCGGTGGGCGCGGTGTCGTCATCGTCGTTGTCGTCGTCATCGACATCGGTGTCGTCGTCATCATCGACATCGGTATCGTCGTCGGCTTCTTCTTCGCTATCGTCGGTGGAACAGGCGAATGCCACTACGAACAGCACGGCAAACAGGATGGCTAGGGAGAGCAGCCAATTCGATTTCATTGCGATCCTCCGGTCCTATTATTTTGTCTATTCGGACCGCATGCTCCCCCACGTCGGATCAGTATAGCACAAACAATTATTTTTTTATAAAAGTTGTCGCTTCCAACGAGTGTGAACCGACACGGACCTGCACTTCGACCCGTTTGCGATGACCGTCGCCGAGTTCGACGTCCATGATTTTCCTCAACTCTTTTTCGGTCAAACCGAGATACAAAACCCCCGGCAGCGTGTGTTGGCGGTCGTTTGGTGTCGCCAGCATGAAGGGCACTAAGCGGTCGCCGACGCTCAAGGTGCGATGGGCGAAGCCGGTCACGAAGCACGTTGCGAACGACAGCGGTCGACCGACCACTTCGGCCATGCGCGATGGATTCTGCAGCGAGCCGCATACGAATACGCGGCGTGCCGTACGCAGCATGTCGCGGTCCTCGTCGTTTCGCGTCAAGAACACCAGGGCATTCAAGCGGGCATCGTAGTGCGGTTGATAAAGCGTGCGTTCCATGATCAGAGATTAACCACTTCCGCCGCCGTCGCCGCTTCCGCCGTTTTGGCCAACAGCCCCTGCGCCGAGAGCAGCGCGTCGTTATCGATCAGTTGCCGCGTGCGACCGGAAATCATCTCCCGCAAATGCGCCGCGGCGTTCTGGTAGACCGCTTCCCACTGCTCGTTCATGCCGCTTCCCACGCCGATCGTATAGGCTTGCGCGCCCACGCGCACGGCGACGGCCGCTTGCGGCGTGCGGGCGGCCATTCCCCGCCGCAACCAAATCACGCCGTCGGTGCCGCAAAGTTCGGCTTCGAGGTCGTGGGGGTAGAACGCCGAGCGCAAGTGCATGTGCGGCGCGTACGTACATTCCAGCAACCCCAGGCGTCCGGCGGCGGCGAACTCCACGGCCACGACCGCCTGCCCCCCGCTTTCGCCGTCCATGGGCCGCAAGTACGCGGTGAGGTTGCGACCCGCGCCGCCCCAGAGCGTCAGCAACGCGAAGTGATTGAACGCCGGGTGCAAAAGCGGTTGGTCCCCGAAAGGAGGATCGAGTTGGCGAACGCCGCCCTTCCCGCCCAACGTGGCGCGCACGCGTAGGTTTCCGAGTTCGCCGATCGCGCCCTCGACGATCAATGCCTTCACCCGCTGCACCGGCGGATAAAACAGATACGGATAGAAGACGCGCAGCGGCGTCCCATACCGCTTGGCCTTGGCCATCGCGCCGGCAAGCCATTGCGGCGACGCATCCGCCGCGTGCAACGAAACCGCCACGCCCTTGGCCAGCGCGGCGTCAACCCACTCGAGGGTCTCGGGACCGGCCACGGCGATCTCCACCGCGTCGACGATGCTCAACAACGCCAGCGGACGCGCGTCTTTTTCCACCACCGTCAAGTCGCCGCGCGCCGCGTAGGCCGCCCGCAGAAACGGATACTCGTAGTGCTCGCCCAAAAAGGCGACGCGCGCCTTGTCCGGCGCCAAGTGGCGTTCCTCGACGTTCAGGCCCGCGTAGGCATCCACGGGATCGGACGGCGGTTTGCCGAAATGCTTGATAATGCCGTGGACCATCGAAACGATCTGCGTGTCCCGGCCTTCACAAATCATGCGCCGTAGGGCTTCGCGCCCCTTCGGATCGTCGCGGTAGATTTCCTTGATTTCGACAATCGGCGCGAGGTCCGCCTCGCTCTCCACGGTAAGGCGCATCAATCGTTCGATCACGCTCAAGGCCGCCAAGCCGCAAGGTTTGGGCAGGCGCAGCAGAACGCGCACCAGCCTCAACGTGAAACGAATCCACCACTTGTTCCACGGGTCCTTTTTAGGCGCGGCCATGAACCACCTCCCGGAACCACTCGTCGCTTACCTCTTCGGGCTTCACTTCGCGGCCGATCCGCCCGGCAATAATGATGGCGTACGCGAATTTGAGGATGTTGAGGGCGCGCTCGCCGGTCAGCAGGCATTCACGATTTTCACGGATGGCCGCGGGGAAATCACGGATGCCGTTGATGAAGCTGTACTTCCAATCCAGGTCGAGGTCGTCGAAGCAATAGCGCACGCCGTCGCGGTAAAGGATCAGCCCCGCCTCGTCCATGATCTGGCCGGTGCAGCACGTAAGTTCAATCATCCCTTTGGTGCCGATGATGTTGATGCGTTCGTCGGCCGGGAAATACTTCGACCGGTTGTAGATGTTCGGTTGGAAGGCGATGTCGAAACTGCCCAGCAGCTTCTTGTCGCGGTAGCACCAAATCACCTGCGCGGGCTCATCGATGTAGGCCATCGAGCAATGCGTAAATCCCTTGACCGCCTCGATCGCTCCGCCCAAGAAGATGGCCATCGACAGCTTGTGGTAGCCGTCGTCGAAAATCGCCTGACCGCGGCCGTGTTCGTACTCGAGCAAATGCCACAGTTCGGCGCGGAGCGGCACCCAGCGCGAACCGAATAGGCACGTGCCGAGTTTGAAGCGAATGGTAAGCACCTCGCCGATTTCCCCGGCGTCGATCAATTCCTTCGCCTTTACGTAGGGCGGGTAGAACACGAAGTTCTCGAACACGCGAAAGCGCCCGCTTGCTTTTTCCGCCGCGGCAAGCATGGCCTCGGCGTCGGCAATGGAGATCGAAATCGGCTTCTGGCATGCCACGTGCTTACCGGCCGCCAAGGCGTCGATCACTAGATCTTTGTGCAGGTGATGAGGCGTGTTGACCTCGACCAGATCAATCTCGGGGTCGGCCAACAGTTCCTTGTAATCGGTCGTGATGCGCTCGACGCCCCATTCGGCCCGCCGCGCGGCGAGCATGTCTTCGTCGACGTCGCAAAGCGCCGTGAGATCCGCGAGCGCGAAATCCTGGTAGGCCGGTTGATGCAGCATGGTGATGTCGCCCACGCCGATCATCGCCGCCCGCAAAGGTTGGTGAACCATCCGCCGGTCCTTTCTTCGTAAGGATTGCGCCGATGTTAACCGTGCGCTTTACGCGGGGTCAATCGGGTGGCAGCGCAGTCGGTCGCGGCCTGGGCATCGACTTATGGGATCCATGGGAAAAAGTCTACGAACTTCGCGGACAATCGCAGGACCGAATCTACACCGTGCAAGCCGGGCACGGCATCCCCGACCCGTCGATGATCCTGGCCGCCGATAAGATCGACTAGCCGCCCTGCCCGTCGGGGGGTTGCGGCAGGATGAACGTGAACGTCGTGCCCTTACCGACCTCGCTTTGCATGTGGATGACACCGTGGTTCTGCTCCACGAGCTTTTTCACGATCGCCAGCCCGAGGCCCGTGCCGTGCACAGTGTGCCGCTTGGCGTTCGCGGCACGATAGAATTCGCGAAATAGTTTTTCCTGATCTTCCGGCGAAATGCCGATGCCGGTATCGGCGACTTCCACCGACGTAACCCCTTCGCCCCGCGCCACCACGACGCGCACGCGGCCGCCGTCGCGGCTGTATTTCACGGCGTTGGAAACCAGGTTGTTGATCACCGTCTCGACGTCATCCCGATCGGCCCAGGCCACGGCTTCGGCATCCAACTGCGCATCCAAGTGGATATCGCGGGCGTCCATTTCTTCCCGATAACCGGCCAGGACACGCGCGGCGTAGGAGGCCAGCGGAATCGCTTCCAGCACAAACTCGGCCCGGCTGGAGCGTTCGATCGTCAACATGTCCTGGATCATTTGCTGCATTTGTTCGAGACGTCCCCCGGCCCGCCGCAGCGATTCCCGCTGAGGGTCGTTAAGTTGCCCCATCGCCCCGGACAGCAGCACGTTGAGGAGCGACTGCGCCGCGGCGATCGGACTGCGCATGTCGTGGGTCATCGAGCGGCGATAGAGATCGCGTTGGCGCTGGGCGGCGTTGAGTTCGTCGAGGGTTTGCCGGAAACGCTGTTGCAGGGCGCGCTCGTCGTGTTCGGCCACGCGCACGCGGTCGATGATCATCGTCACGACTCCGATTATTGCGGCCCAGAGGGCCGCGGTGCCGGAGAGCACGGCGAACAGGAGGCCGCGCGAGTGGGCGAGCGACTCGCCGACGGGCCATACGTTGCCGTACACCGGCTGGTGCGGCAACACGCCGAAATGCTCCAGCAACAGCAGCGTCGCCAAGACGACCCACAACGCGAAGGTGGTCCACACGACTTTTCGCATTTTGAAAAAGATGCACGCGAGAATGATGTGAAGGGAATAGAACCACACGAGCGGCGACAGAACCCCACCGGTGAAATACACCAACAACGTGATGCTGAAAAAGTCGAAGAACATGTGCAGATTCGCGGAGCGCAAAAGCTCGGACACCGTGTGGGGGCGCATCTGCCGTTGTCGCCACATTAAGTAGCCGTTGTAGGCGACGATCCACAGCGCGATCTGCGTCAAGGCGATCATCGAAAGTTGAAACCCGAACAGGTGCTTCAACACATAGCCGCCGGAGACGATCACCAGCGGCGGCACCCAACGCACGAGGGTGAATAAACGCACGGCTACCCAGAGCTGCTTTTCGATGGGTAAGTGAGCGGTAAAGGCGTGCATTGTTTAATGAATAACCAGACTCCAGCTGCTTTGCACCGCCAAATTGCGATCCTTCCGCCGGTTGACATATATCTTCTAATATCGTTATATATATACAATGATATTTAGCCCGGCGGAAAATTGCCGCGGCGGCCCGATCCGCCCTTTTTCGATCCACCACTTTGTGGTGAAATGGCGCCCGCCATATTGACGCGACTTGGAATGTCTCGGAAGGAAACAATGAGCGAAAGCCAAGCTGATACAATCTTGATCGTCGACGACGATCCCGATGTCGTCTTCGCCGTAACGGCGATGTTGGAAAGCTCCGGCTTTCAGGTGATCGCCGCGAACACGGGATTGGAAGCCCTCGAAAAAGTTCGCCTGGATAAGCCCGATTTGATTTTGCTCGACTTGATGATCGAAGGCCATGACACGGGCTTTCAGGTCGCCAAGGCCCTCAAGGGCGACCCGGCGACGCGCCACATTCCGATCATCATGGTTTCGGCAGTGCAGCAGAGAACCGGCTTTGGTTTCCAGCAGGACCGCGACGGTCATTGGATGAAAACCGACGCCTTTATGGAAAAGCCTTACGAGCCTAAAACCGTCTTGGCCAAAATTAAAGAATTGCTCTCCTCGACGCCGGCCGAAAGGTAATCCGAGGAACCGACCATGACACACGCGCCCCACGAACGGCCCGCCGGGTCTCAATGCCGGAATGACGGCTTTCGCGATACCCGCATCCTTGAGCGCCGCGACCTGACGCCCTCGACGATTCAGTTTCGGCTGGAAGCGCCGCGGTTGGCCCAGGCCGCACAGCCGGGTCAGTTCATCGTTTTGCGCATGGACGAACGCGCCGAGCGCTTGCCACTGACGATTGTCGATTTCTCGCCCGCCGAGGGTTGGATCACCATCATCTTTCAACCGGTCGGGGCCTCAACACGTCGCCTGGCCGAGTTGGAGGCGGGTGACGTGTTGCTCGATCTGGTCGGTCCGCTCGGCACGCCCTCGCAACTGGCCGACTACGGCACCGTGGTGTGCGTGGGCGGCGGCGTGGGTGTGGCGCCGGTCTATCCGATCGCCCGCGCGCTCAAGGCGCACGGCAACAAGGTGATTTCCATCATCGGCGCGCGCAGCAAGGATTTGGTCATTCTGGAAGACGAGATGGCCGCGTTCAGCGACGAGGTCATCGTCTGTACCGACGACGGTTCCTACGGCCGACCCGGCTTTGTCACCGACGCCTTGCAGGAAGTGATCGACCGCGGCGAAACCATCGATCGCGCTTGGGCCATCGGGCCGGTGGTGATGATGGCCGCCGTCAGCCGCGTCACCGAACCGCACGGCATTCACACCGAGGTCAGCCTCAATTCCATCATGCTCGACGGCTCGGGCATGTGCGGCGCGTGCCGCGTGGAAGTGGGCGGCGGCACGAAATTCGTGTGCGTCGACGGCCCCGAATTCGACGGCCACCAAGTCAACTTCAAGGAACTGATGGCGCGCCAGCAAATGTACGTCTCCGAGGAGCACCGCGCGTTGTGGGACTACATGATGGTCTCGACGGGCAAGGCCGAAACCATGGAGCGGATGAAGCGGCGCATCGAAATGCCGCGGCAGGATCCGCGGGCGCGCGTCGCGAATTTCGACGAGGTCGCGCTGGGCTATTCGCCCAAAATGGCCCGCACCGAGGCGCAACGATGTCTGCAGTGTAAATCGCAACCGTGCACGAAAGGCTGCCCGGTGGACGTGCCGATTCCGGAGTTCATTCACTTGATCACCGAGGGGCGTTTTCGGGAATCGGCCGAGTTGATTTTGAGCGTGAATAGCCTGCCCGCCGTGTGCGGCCGCGTCTGCCCGCAGGAATCGCAGTGCGAGCAATACTGCGTGCTGGCGAAAAAAGGCAACGCCATCGCCATCGGACGACTCGAGCGCTTTGTCGCCGACTACCACGCCGAGCACCAAAGCGATGCCTCGCCGCCACGCGCCGCGTTGACCGGCAAGAAAATCGCCGTCGTAGGCAGCGGCCCGGCGGGCCTGACCGCCGCGGCCGACCTGGCCCGCCTGGGACACGACGTGGAAATCTTCGAAGCCTTCCACAAAGGCGGCGGCGTGCTCGTCTACGGCATCCCGGAGTTTCGCCTGCCGAAGGACGCGGTCGTGCGCCGCGAAATTGAGTACGTCAAATCGTTGGGCGTGCGACTTCACACCAGTTACATCATCGGCCGCGCCGCCACGTTGCAGGACCTGATGGAGAAACAAGGATTCGACGCCGTGTTCCTCGGCACCGGCGCGGGCTTGCCCTACTTCTTGAACATCCCGGGCGAAAACCTGAACGGCGTGTATTCCGCCAACGAGTTTCTGACTCGCGTCAATCTGATGAAGGCGTACAAGTTCCCCGAGTACGACACGCCGGTGCGCATCGGTGAAACGATGGCGGTCGTCGGCGGCGGCAACGTGGCGATGGACTCCGCGCGCGTGGCGTTGCGTCTGGGCGCGAAAAAAGTCTACTGCATCTATCGCCGCACGAAAGACGAGTTGCCGGCGCGTGCCGAGGAAGTGGAAAACGCGATCGAAGAGGGCGTCGATTTTCGCATGCTGACCAATCCGCTGCGTTTTCTCGACAACGGCGACGGTTGGCTCTCGGGCGTGGAATGCATCAAGATGGAATTGGGCGAGCCCGACGATTCGGGCCGGCGGCGTCCAATTCCGATTCCGAACAGCGAACATGTCATTTCCATCGACATCGTCATCATCGCGATCGGCCAGGGCCCGAACCCGCTTCTCACCCGCGCCACGCCGGAACTGAAAACGAACAAGTGGGGCAACATCACTGCCGATCCCGAAACGGGCCTCACGAACATCCCCGGCGTGTACGCCGGCGGCGACATCGTCACCGGCGCAGCCACGGTGATCTTGGCCATGGGCGCAGGTAAAAAAGCCGCCAAGGCGATCGACGCCTTCCTGAGCGGCGAGCCGACGCCGAACCAAGCGACGGAATAGCCGGGTGCGCGGCGCAACGCGACAAGCGTGGTGTTTCGCCGCCGGTCTGCTGGTTCTTACCTTTGTCCTGGCGGGCGGGCTCGCGGGACTGCGGATCCTGCTGCCGCCGCCGACCGTGCGCTTGGCCGACCGCCCCCCACCCCTGCTTATCCCCGCCGCGTACCCTGCGAAATTCAAGCCGCGGCACATCTTGATCGACGTCGGCCATGGTGGGAAAGACACCGGCGCGAAGTCGCGCTGGTCGGCTCCGGAGAAGGACGTCAACCTGCGCGTCGCCAAGGCTCTCGGGCGACACCTGCGGGCGACCGGCAAATACCGCGTGAGCTTCACCCGCCAAACCGACGCGGCCGTTTCCATCAGCGCGCGGCGGCGCATGTCGAACGCCCGCCGGCCGGATGCGTTTTTGTCGATTCACTCGGACTGGGCGTACGAGTTCTACAAGCACGGCACGTGGATGATTTGGTCGTCGCGTCAGCAAAAAGGCGTAGGCGAGAAATCGGCCCGGCTCGCGGCGTACCTCGGCGCCGGGCTGAAGACCGAGCGCCTGCCGCTCTACAACTGGGGTCCGGAACGACGCCACCTGCATGCCATGGGCGGCACGAGCAATTACTTGTGCGCCTGGCCGGAATACAGTTCGTACGTGACCGACGCGCGCCGCCTTGGCGTGTTGGACAAAAACCAACGCCCCGCCGTGTTGATCGAAACGCACTTCCTTTCCAATCCGCTTTCGGTGGCGTTTTTCCAGACCGACGAAACCATCGGGCGCTTCTGCGAGGGCGTCGAGGCCGGGCTTCGCGGGTTTTTCCTGGCGAAAGAACCCTCCGCGGGCGGCAAATAGGCCGCCATCTCGATAATATTCCTGAATTGTCTTCCGCTAAATTATGTGTTAATCGAGAAAGCTATGTATTCAACGGTCCCGGACCTTTGTCTTATCGCCGGCCGGCATCAGAGATGTGCGTCGGTAAGGAGTTAGGAAACACCATCATGAAACACGATTTTACGTTCACCTCCCGCGCCGGCGTGTGTCTCGTTGCGTGCCTGCTTGCCGCGTTGTTCGCGTGGGTTGTCGCGTGCGACAACGGTTCGGGTTCGTCCGGCGACGGCGGCACTCCGGCTGACGACGACGACGGCGGTCTGACGGGTTCGGTGGCCATGCAGGATGTGGACGACTGCGGTTTTCCCGTCGTGCCGATTCCCGAAGGGTGCAGCGACTGTCACAAAGCGCCGCCGCAAACCGCGCGCCACCCGCAAAACCGCCGCTGCTATCGCTGCCACGGTAACGTCGTGGGGCAGGACATGAAGTTCGTGCAGGTCGCGCTGCACAACAACGGCGAAGTAAACGTCGCGGTGGGTTGTTCCTCCTGTCACGGGTGGGACAAAGGCGTATCACCGCCGCAAAACCTTAACGGTAACTGCAGCGACGACCGCAAGGGCGTGGGTTCCCACCAGGCCATGCGGCGCGACGCGATTCCCGCCCATCGCACCAATTGCATCAACTGCCACGACGTACCGCTCGGCGTGTGGGCGGCGGGTCATATCGACGGCGACAACAAAGCCGAGATTCACTTCCAGAAGCTGGCCACGATAGGTGGTGCGACGCCTACTTGGGACGGCACGACATGCTCCAACGTGTATTGCCACGGCGCGACGCTGGAAGGCGGCACGGCCAAGGAGCCGGTCTGGGGCGACAATAGCGGCAAGTACGGCGCGTGCGGCGCCTGCCATCGCCTCACCGACCCGCAGGGCAACGCCGCCGCTGATTGCTATGCGTGCCACGCCGATTCGGTCAATCCCGATCGCACGATCAAGCGACGGGGGACGCACATCAACGGCACGATCGATATGGTGACGCCGACGAAAGGAGGCAGCCAATGAATCGCCGTGACTTTTTAGGTAAGTCCACCGCGATGTTTTTCACGACGCTGCTGACCGGTACCTTCGGCCTGCCGCGCTTCGCCATCCCCGAATACCTCGAGGACTGGCGGCCGCATAGCCCGCTTGGCAAAGACGGCCCGGCGCCGGTTCCGGAAATCACGGCGGTGGTGGACATCATCGTCCCCCCCGACCCTGAAATCCCCAATGACTTCAAGGGTAGCGATTACGGCGGCGACTGGGTGCTGGCGGCAACGTTGGGCGAACTGGGCCAGTACATGGCGGCGATGATGCTCAACAGCTACGCCCGCGGTTTGTACGGCCGGCGCTTCATGAACTGCACGGCCGTCGAACAAATGGAAGCGGTCAAGGAGTGGATCCGCGAACGCGAAGATATCAACCCGCTGCTCAGCGACATGCTCAGCGGCATCCTGACGATCTCGATGATCGGCACCTACGAAGAAAACGATCCCGAGGCCGAGCGCGAATTGTTTGAATCCATGAACTGGTACGACCCCGAGGATCCCACCGGCACCTTCCGGCTTCCCTGCGAAGGCTATCCGGATACCCGACAGTTCCCGGTCACACTGAAGAAAGGTCTGCGCGATGATTGAACATGCTGACGTCGTGATTATCGGCTCCGGAGCGGGCGGCGGTACGGTAGGCGCCGAATTGGCCGAGGCCGGATACAAGGTCGTGTTTTTGGAAGCGGGTAAGGACCTGAATATCGAGTACGGCTCGCCCGACCACTTCGCCAATCGCCAGCGTTTTCTCGACACCGTGAACGACGGATTGTTCTGGCACGAGGAATACACCGGTCGTAACTGGCGGACCGACATGGGCGAATGCGCCGGCGGCGGTACGACCTGCTACGCGGGCGTGTTGGAAGAGTCGACACCCGAAGATTTCAACGCCGGTCTCTGGCCCTTTAGCTGGGAAGAGTTTCAGCCCTACTTCGAGCTGACGAAAAAGCGCTACCACGTGTATCGTTGGCCGCTGGAAGAACTCAGCCACTACGCGCAGGTCGTCAACGAAGCGGCCGGCGACATCTTGGGGCCGATCCAATCGGGCTTTAACCGCGAGCCGTATTTCGAATACGGCGTGTACCACGATCGCTGCCGGCAGTGTCGTTGCTGCCTGCTGGGTTGTCGCTACAACGCCAAGGCGAACGCCACGACGATCGCGCTGCCCAAAGCGAAGTGGTACGGCGCCGAAGTGCGGGAGAACTGTTGGGTCACCCGCCTGAACACCAACCCCGCCGGCACGAAAGTAACCAGCGTCACGTACCTGAAACGCACGACGACGGGCGTAACGTCCGAGCACGTCGAAGAGCACGAAATCATCGCCGACCGCTACATCCTGGCCGCCGGTTCGATGATGACGCCGATGCTGTTGCACTGGTCGGGCCGCAAAGGCGAGACACTGGCCAATTCTTCGGGACAAGTGGGACGCAATTTGCGCGGCCACTTCTTCCGCGCAACCTACGCCGTGATGAAGCGCGACGACGTGCGCACCTACCAAGGCAACCTCGTCGAACTCAACGACCTGTACCAGAATTGGGACAAGGGTTACTTGCTCGAGTTCAACATGGCCGCGCCGCCGACGTACCTGGGCGGCATGGTCGAGGTGATGGAAAAGGAAGACCTGCTCGACATGATCGGGCTCAAGTTCAAACGCATCATGCGCAACTACAGCAAGATGATCGTCTCCGCGCCGCTGACCCGCAGCTTCGACGACGGCTTCACCGAAAACTCGATCATGCCGCACCCGACGCGGGAAAATCGTTACGGCGATCCGCTGCCGGTTGTTGACTTCGAACCGAACGCCCAAGAACTCGCGTGGGTCGACACAGCCACTGCGGCCGCCGATGACATCATCCTGGCGGCGGGCGGCGACCCCGAACAAATGTTCCATGGCGGTATCGACGTCGTCCACAAAGTCGGCACGTGCCGCATGGGCACCGATCCGAAAGACTCGGTCGCCGACGTCAACGGCCAAGTGTGGGATATGGACAACCTCTGGATCGCCGATGGTAGTTTGTTCCCCGCGCCGCTGCTGGCCAACTGCGCGTTCATCATTTACTGCCTGGGTTACAAGGTCGCTGACGGCATTCTCGGCCGCAGCACCCCGACGGTGTAATCCGCACAACACAACGCAAATCAGAACGAAGCGGCCTGGAGACGGGTCGCTTTTTTTTGGACTCGCGGCGCTGTATCCAGCACTTCCGCCGCCAACCGCCGACCGGTGGAATTCCAGCGGTTACCGCAGGTTTTTGAGTGCGCACGGTGCAGGCGCTTCGAGCGTCGCCCGTGAGTTTGTGTGATGCATCAGGCTGCTTCGGCTCGTTTTTCCAAGGTTTTTCGGTGAACGCCGACTCATCTTCCGCGCCGATGATTTCTGGCACATTCCTTGCTCATTTATGTCCATAGCGGATGGGCTGAGAAAGGATGCGGACATGACGCAGATCACAGAAAATACTTCTTCAGCGTTGGCTAATTCGATCATGTTGACGGTGTGCGCACATTGCGGGCGCGCGAAAAACAAACGCGGTCAGTGGGTGCGGATTCCGTCGTTTTGGAGAATCAGAGACATGGTGCATACGACGCACGGCATTTGCCCGCGCTGTGCCGATCGCTATTTCCGTCAATTCCTAAATCGCGGAGATCGATAGATGACCATCGCATGGCGTGGACCGCCACGATGATAAAATAAGGGACAAACGACCATGCGGTTGTTTGTCCCTCAAAATGCAAAAGGCGTCGATTCGAAATCGGCGCCTATTTCTTTTTGGCAGCTTTCTTTTTGGCCGGCTTTTTCGCCGCAGCCTTCTTCGGAGCCGCTTTCTTCGGGGCGGCTTTCTTCGGGGCAGCCTTTTTCTTCGGAGCTGCTTTCTTCGGGGCAGCCTTTTTCTTCGGAGCCGCTTTCTTCGGGGCAGCCTTTTTCTTCGCGGCTGCTTTCTTCGGAGCCGCTTTCTTCGGGGCAGCCTTTTTCTTCGGGGCGGCTTTCTTCGGGGCCGCTTTCTTCTTAGGAGCGGCTTTC is a genomic window containing:
- the gltA gene encoding NADPH-dependent glutamate synthase encodes the protein MTHAPHERPAGSQCRNDGFRDTRILERRDLTPSTIQFRLEAPRLAQAAQPGQFIVLRMDERAERLPLTIVDFSPAEGWITIIFQPVGASTRRLAELEAGDVLLDLVGPLGTPSQLADYGTVVCVGGGVGVAPVYPIARALKAHGNKVISIIGARSKDLVILEDEMAAFSDEVIVCTDDGSYGRPGFVTDALQEVIDRGETIDRAWAIGPVVMMAAVSRVTEPHGIHTEVSLNSIMLDGSGMCGACRVEVGGGTKFVCVDGPEFDGHQVNFKELMARQQMYVSEEHRALWDYMMVSTGKAETMERMKRRIEMPRQDPRARVANFDEVALGYSPKMARTEAQRCLQCKSQPCTKGCPVDVPIPEFIHLITEGRFRESAELILSVNSLPAVCGRVCPQESQCEQYCVLAKKGNAIAIGRLERFVADYHAEHQSDASPPRAALTGKKIAVVGSGPAGLTAAADLARLGHDVEIFEAFHKGGGVLVYGIPEFRLPKDAVVRREIEYVKSLGVRLHTSYIIGRAATLQDLMEKQGFDAVFLGTGAGLPYFLNIPGENLNGVYSANEFLTRVNLMKAYKFPEYDTPVRIGETMAVVGGGNVAMDSARVALRLGAKKVYCIYRRTKDELPARAEEVENAIEEGVDFRMLTNPLRFLDNGDGWLSGVECIKMELGEPDDSGRRRPIPIPNSEHVISIDIVIIAIGQGPNPLLTRATPELKTNKWGNITADPETGLTNIPGVYAGGDIVTGAATVILAMGAGKKAAKAIDAFLSGEPTPNQATE
- a CDS encoding N-acetylmuramoyl-L-alanine amidase; its protein translation is MRGATRQAWCFAAGLLVLTFVLAGGLAGLRILLPPPTVRLADRPPPLLIPAAYPAKFKPRHILIDVGHGGKDTGAKSRWSAPEKDVNLRVAKALGRHLRATGKYRVSFTRQTDAAVSISARRRMSNARRPDAFLSIHSDWAYEFYKHGTWMIWSSRQQKGVGEKSARLAAYLGAGLKTERLPLYNWGPERRHLHAMGGTSNYLCAWPEYSSYVTDARRLGVLDKNQRPAVLIETHFLSNPLSVAFFQTDETIGRFCEGVEAGLRGFFLAKEPSAGGK
- a CDS encoding CxxxxCH/CxxCH domain-containing protein is translated as MKHDFTFTSRAGVCLVACLLAALFAWVVACDNGSGSSGDGGTPADDDDGGLTGSVAMQDVDDCGFPVVPIPEGCSDCHKAPPQTARHPQNRRCYRCHGNVVGQDMKFVQVALHNNGEVNVAVGCSSCHGWDKGVSPPQNLNGNCSDDRKGVGSHQAMRRDAIPAHRTNCINCHDVPLGVWAAGHIDGDNKAEIHFQKLATIGGATPTWDGTTCSNVYCHGATLEGGTAKEPVWGDNSGKYGACGACHRLTDPQGNAAADCYACHADSVNPDRTIKRRGTHINGTIDMVTPTKGGSQ
- a CDS encoding GMC family oxidoreductase, whose protein sequence is MIEHADVVIIGSGAGGGTVGAELAEAGYKVVFLEAGKDLNIEYGSPDHFANRQRFLDTVNDGLFWHEEYTGRNWRTDMGECAGGGTTCYAGVLEESTPEDFNAGLWPFSWEEFQPYFELTKKRYHVYRWPLEELSHYAQVVNEAAGDILGPIQSGFNREPYFEYGVYHDRCRQCRCCLLGCRYNAKANATTIALPKAKWYGAEVRENCWVTRLNTNPAGTKVTSVTYLKRTTTGVTSEHVEEHEIIADRYILAAGSMMTPMLLHWSGRKGETLANSSGQVGRNLRGHFFRATYAVMKRDDVRTYQGNLVELNDLYQNWDKGYLLEFNMAAPPTYLGGMVEVMEKEDLLDMIGLKFKRIMRNYSKMIVSAPLTRSFDDGFTENSIMPHPTRENRYGDPLPVVDFEPNAQELAWVDTATAAADDIILAAGGDPEQMFHGGIDVVHKVGTCRMGTDPKDSVADVNGQVWDMDNLWIADGSLFPAPLLANCAFIIYCLGYKVADGILGRSTPTV